aaaaaacctaaTCATTTTTTTCTATGAAGAGTCCCAAAGTGAGACATGCAACTCATACTtttcagtggcaaaaaaaaaaaagacaatatgtaTATGTGGGTTGAGAGGGTTTAAAAAACACTATAGAGAAAACTTTTGAAAAGATACATGTACATTGTAATTTACGCATACATATATTTGTAAAGTCTATAGATTCGTTTTTCGGGACCACTGTTCAAACTGGGTATGCATTTTGGGCTGTTTTGTTCCCGGTGCCCTCCCTGGACTCTTGTTGGGTGGTTTCATCCGCCAACCCTGCGCCGCCATACCTGCTCCCCCTGCCAGATTTACCACAGAGACGACCCCTAACCTCCCCAAAGATTCTTTTCACTGTGCTTCCCTCATGACCGCTGACTCCTGAGTCTGAACTCTGACCTGATCTGTTTATGTTGATGAGAATGTAAACACATGTAAACAACCCCCACCCCACCTCTCTCTTCTGAACTGTCCCGAGTGACTGCAGATCCGGGTTGAAACCATGGACACACCGCTACATGATATAATGaagaagcaaaacaaaacaaccagACGCTTCCAGATTCTATGCGTTTTCATTACTTTGATTTAATTTCAGAAAAAGAATAATGTGATAAAAACTGCACACAGATAGCATTTATGTGGGCAATATGAATAGTATGTAGTTGAGAATAGATATATCTAGACAAATGATTATGGTTTATCTAAATGTGTGATAAACTTAAACACTGTATTGCACgaagtttataaaaaaaacaataacagacATATTCACAGAGTActgtcttttgtttcttttttgctaagaaaGCAGAGTGGGGTCTCTTCTGAAGTAGTGAGCATATACCTGTGTTTTCCCTCAGGAGCATCTGTAGACAGTCtataagtattcagatcctttagcCTACTTAAAGTGGCTaaaatcaatatatatatattttttaataacaatgtaTCTAATGAAAATGTGAAAGGAGTCGCTCGTAGTGAAGAAGCTCCAGAGATCCCCGGAATCTGCAGCTCTGCTCGGATTTACGAAGCTTTACAGcgagtttcagctcattgttatTGTTTAGCTATCCGGTTCACTAAATTACTGTTCTGGTTCACTCTCACCATTCTCATGGCGTTGTTTCCATCCGCAGCAGGaagctgttttcagcaaaaaaaactCTAATATTCTACTGTACAATTAGCTGCCCAgaaccaaacagcagacagacacagttagcagctagctggtgaacatagtggagcatttacaAACTAAAGAGCCAGCTATTTAACTCAgaagttggtagagaccaaaagcagagctaaaagaAGAGTGAATCTTGGACCTGAGGTTTTCAGAAATACAACTCCAAataaatgataatgttgcttCATAACAGCATAACTATCTCTTTGCTAACAAGTTCGCCATATCAAGTGGCCAACAAACCTcttattgcaggtttaagtaaaagtaacaatatCACACTTCAAAAATACTCCATTATTAGTGAAAGTCCTGCAATAAAAATGCAACCTAAAGTCCCTTTCCActcaaaaaaatttttttattcattgttaCTTCACTTGAATGGTTGATCTTCACTGTAGAGAATGATGTATGTGCAGAGTTTGATACTAGAAGTCTGTTTTTACATCTGCTGAAAGTTTCTCTGTCTACTCTATAAAAATGCATCATATGTTATAAACTGatcatttgttttgtatgtaaaatcttCAACTGAAAAGTACTTTGTTTACTTTCCATCACTGGGCTATAACACTGTTCTTCGTTAGGAAGCAAACACAGCTCTTATTATTTACTCAAGCTCAAGGTCTCTCCGCTAATCTTTGGTGTGCTGTGACCCTAAAAAGACTTCAACCTTCACTGTCAGACCTGAGGCTCataatatttgcaaatatatggGTAGCGCCAGATGGGTGGTATTTGTCAAATAGAATAATGAGGAAAGCAACCAATAGTTAATTCAGTGTACTTTTCTATGACCACCCTACTTGAGCACATCATTTTTGTTCTGATGGACCCATCTGGTATCTCATGCATGTTTTCGAATAAACAATTATAAAGTACTGTGAAGGTCTGCTTTGACCCCTTCAGGCCCACTGGGCAGGTTTTGCTTAAACTCAGAGGGTTGATCACTGGTAGGGAGGAAAGTGGGAATACTTGCAGTGAGGATCAAGCTGTCCCTTCAGAGACAAGAGATGATACTTCAGATGCATTAGGGAAGAGGGAAGCAGTCTCACTTCCTTGACAAGGGGCTGAGGTTCCCAGCTGTGCTCCTGGACCCTGAGGATTAGTTATCTGGAGTGTCTCCCCCTGCCATTATCATACCCACAGTGtagttttatattatatatgataaTAGCTAGATTCAAAGAGGCAGGATATTTAAAAAGGGAGGATGAGAGGCTGCCAAAGCAAACTCATGTAATCTACTACACAGGCACCATTCCTTATCAGATGCAGTTAAAGATGTATGGACATTCATATTTTGGCAATATATAAGTTAAAGTTTTTCCCTTCTCAATCAAGAAGTCCAGGAagcccatttacatttacaaaaatggaGCTAGTGGTTGTGCACCACTTGTCACACAGTCTCAGTAGAACTATTAGAGTAGTATAACTAACAGCTATATATACAACCAGGATAGTGTGTCATGTGCATCAGTTTCTGCCCACTGATAGTTAAaagcatgtgtgagtgtgtgtgcaggtgtttgAATGCCACTCAGTCCCCAGCATTTCAGTTGTTAGAATAGTTATTGGGACATCTGATCAGCCCATtgtccggtgtgtgtgtgtgtgtgtgtgtgtgtgtgtgtgtgtgtgtgtgtgtgtgtgtgtgtgtgtgtgtgtgtgtgtgtgtgtgtgtgtgtgtgtgtgtgtgtgtgtgtgtgtgtgtgtgtgtgttagtgagtgTGTGGCAGAAGGGTTGGTGGAGGTAACTGGCAGGCTCGCCTGGAGACAGCAGGGAAAGTGACGCACTGAGTTCAGGGGtggggaaggagaggagagggcaaAGGGGTGTGAGGATAGGCTGGTGGGTGACATAGTTTAAATTCATGGATAAGGTTTCCCAACCTCTGCAGTGATATGCATTGCGATGAGCTCTGGCCTAATTATAGAGGAGAAGATTTGGGGGAGGGGGATGTTGGCAGAGAGGTTAGGAGTCACATTGTGAAGGGGTGAAAATGAGTGAATGTCAAATTTTAAAGCAGACAGGGTGTCACGTCAGCAAACGAAACGGAGGCAATTATTTTATGTCAAATACCTTTAATAATAAGCAAAACTGGcgccacatactgtacatatatatgtgtacaaattaccatttattttgtaaaatatccttttctgGTAGAGAGACAAGGTGATCATCCTATGACAGAAATAAAGCGTATTTACTGCATACATACTGCAAATACAGTGACTAGAGACAACACTATAAACCATTCATACAATATAAACCCATTCATTCAGTTTATGTGCAAAGTTGAGCTTATGAAGTGAGTCCATATAATTCTCCGATATACAAAATAGTATTTTAATCACTTCTACAGTTGATTTCATTCAACATACACTCATAGTGAAGCAGCATTCATCCAATAGTTGtaaaacacacataaataataataaataatgacatgAAGCCTTTCGTTAATCAAGTAttaagtgttaaaaagcttcaTAGGACTTATTACTAGAAAATTAAGTATACTCATTGACTGTTCATAAATCAACATGTAGCATATACATATAAGTAACTTCTCTGAAAGTAATCAGGACTGCCTCTATACTGACTGTTAGTATTATCACAAACAGAATTTGTTGCTACGTTGATGGTGATACATTCTGATAGTGCTTTCGGAATTTGAAACTGTGGAAGCCCATTTCCGCctgaaaaaaagtacatgaaaagttaagaagaaaagaaaaaagtactTATGGTTAGTTATAATTATGAGATGGTTGGTGTCCATCAGTTTGCCCCCAGAAGCCATAGCAATGATGACAGGAGCAAAAAAGGAAGTCAGTTGTCATTGTAGAGCAAAGTAGTAATTTTAATTAAAACAGGGAACTTTCCCTTGCACTAACCAAGTTGTTTTTGTGCCTAACgctggctacacactggctgcgtggcgtgagcgtggtacacatgtatgtttcccattgataaactgCACTCAAGTAGTAGTatatttcatgttaaacataaatatatactgatttgattacaacaaagacaacggcaaaataggctacagaatatttcgttctgtattaacagatgcaatatttgaaaatcaataattattatttatttatttttaaattacatttatgtctgcatttatgtcaaaatctagagactttcaaacatcaaaatgtcatttattaatacgtattcatgtcaaaataacaaaatttttttcctattctattttgcctggaaacgcttccaacgcttccaggcgtcggttctatttctagcatgcgtctcgtgcgtgtcacgcaggcagtgtgcaagctctaacctgttaacatgggagccgaaataaaaacggacacgccacgcagctgacacgctcacgccacgcagccagtgtgtagccagcctaaacctaaccaaaccatAGCGTTATTGCCTCATAAAAGCAGtgatttagtttaaaaaaaaaagataaattatGCTGTCCCGCCCATAGCAGCGTcagatcaaaataaaaaaagattcttCGCAGAAATGGGCTTCCATATTAAACAGACCACAAAAAGTTTTAGAATAGAAGTGTctaagcattttttttaatttatgctAGCAAAAAGACTGCATTTATGTGTGGATGTACAGCTATGGGCAGACTATTTTgtgacacacaaaacaccagTTTGAAAATACAGCCTTCCTCCTGCAGCTCTTGGTCCTAAGCCCCTTCCACCAGACGAGCACCAGTATATGCACATGCTTCATACAGTCACCTGTACAAGTAGTTGCTATTCATTTCAATCATTCCGATTGTGATTGTGATCCTAATGCCATTATATAGCCATCCTGTTTTCTTTGAAAACTTGTGGGCCTGTAGAGCTTGTTGAGATGACATACTGTGATTGGAGGCTCTAGCTAACTACTTAAACATGAATTAGCCATAGCTGTGAGTCTTTGGCTACGGTTAGAAGAAGGCTAAACTTTTTGGAAAAGGTTATCTCTATCTCTGAAATGCTTCGCTGATATTGAcacatgttttattgtgtttattgtCGGACTCTCTTTTAGACTTTATTTCTTCaagtatgtcttttttttagggTTTTGTAGTTTAGGTAGTTGTTGCTAATGCTGGAATAGCAACTTTTTCTGCAGGACCTTCCGTCATTGAATCATGCTTTCACTATCTGAAGGGATGTGCACACGCATGTGCATTtgtagaacagccaataggaacgccctctctctctgatatgtcctgtgattggccaaagtcttcCGTCGCaggctagattttctaaagcctgaaaatAGAGCCAAGAGGAGAAACCACTTGAATTAGTCTACCATATGCTGAAAGTTGGAACGAAATTGTTTTTGCCTAATGacgccaaaaaaaaaactgcctaaAAAACTGAGTACCCCAGCTTTAAGTAAACACAACAGCTACAAATTTAACAGCAGTAGCCCTGTTGTTCCTTTCGTCTATTTTctaccccccccaaaaaaacactaaaacaattttttacTAATTCTGAAGGCCTCACTAATGCTGACTTCTCTTCATACATTTGATTAAGACATTGTGCAACTTTCCTGACAAATTGTATGCCAAGAGCAAGTAAAGTCACAGCCAATCAGGAAATGGACGTTTCCACTTGCTCTCAAACAAGACATCAAGGATAGTACAGTagctcacaaaagtgagtacacccctcacattttagtaaatatttcattatatcttttaatgggacaacactgaagaaatgacactttgctacaatgtaaagtattaagtttacagcttgtataacagtgtaaatgtgcagtcccctcaaaataactcaacatacagccattaatgtctaaaccgttggcaacaaaagtcagtacacccctatgttaaattcccatataggcaggcagatttttatttttaaaggccagttatttcatggatccaggatactatgcatcctgataaagttcccttggcctttggaattaaaatagccccacatcatcacatgcccttcaccatacctagagattggcatgggttactttccataaaatcatgtctcaatgcaaatcaaaccagctattaggctaactgacataaaaccatgccaatctctatgtatggtgaagggtatgtgatgatgtggggctattttaattccaaagaccaagggaactttatcaggatgcatattATCCTGGATACTAGCAACCTGATAAAGAGATGATAGAGAGAAGATTTTATGGAatctaccccatgccaatctctaggtatggtgaagggcatgtgatgatgtggggctattttaattccaaaggccaagtgaactttatcaggatgcatagtatcctggatccatgaaataactggcctttaaaaataaaaatctgcctgcctctatgggaatttaacataggggtgtactgacttttgttgccagcggtttagacattaatggctgtatgttgagttattttgaggggactgcacatttacactgttatacaagctgcaaacttaatactttacattgtagcaaagtgtcatttcttcagtgttgtcccattaaaagatataatgaaatatttactaaaatgtgaggggtgtactcacttttgtgagatactgtatgtgcatattTTATTATCATTCAAGTGCTAGGTGGCGCTATTCTTGTGTGGCAAGCATTTCTGCCAGGGGCTGAAAGGAAGGGAgaggatgatgaagatgaaacCTCCGAAAATAAGAATGGCACCCGCTGAGCCAACGCAGGCCACAGACCAGGACAGCTCATGGTGTAAAGGTATGGAGTGGTCACTGGATAATAAGGCCAGCACGGACTGGTGGAATATCAGGATAGAGAGAAGGACCAGTACACCTGCACACAAAGAGGAATTAGtggcataaaaataaaaataaaatcacatcaGACTTGGTAATGTCAACAAACAACTGATCATAAAGATGCCAAATAATAGTCAGTTAGTGATATTGCCAAACTTGAACGTAAATAGGTAACATAACGTAGTGAGGTTCCACCTGATAGGATGAAACAGAAGGAGGCTGGCTTGAGAAAGAAGGGCACTCCTTTGCTGAGAGACATGCCGATACAGATGGAGCCCATTACCATCATAGTCAGACTCAAAAGGGCCAAGATAGCTGCTGCTAGGTTCAGCTCTGTGAAGGAGAGCAGAAAgaaattttaaaaaagtgaatgCGAGTAAAAACAAGAGTTGAAATTTGTAATTTTATTCAGCAAGAAATATTCAGGAAAGATGGCAGACACATTGTGAAATCCGATATTAGGTTTAATTCTACTGGGTTATAGTTGATTATACTTGATCATGAAAATACAAACATGATGTGAATTGTGCCACTTCCCATACTGGCTCCAATTTTATTGGCATTGCGAACCTGAACAGGTGCAACCCAAAAAGCTGATCAACATTTCACAACAGCCAGTGccagttttgtgtttttggacacttttttgacacaattattttatgaatgaaaacacAGCAGATACAAGCTTTAGGAATAGGATAATTAGGAGGGATACGAAGCCAAAAAGGTGGTGAGATAGATAACAATGAAGGCAACACAAAAAAACGTATGTTTCTCATCATCCATTGGTGCAAGTGTGTGCTCATAAGATTTTTAAATGAACCTGTAGAGACTTAAAACTTGGTTGACGTGAATCAGTCCTCACAGTGAACACATTTTGTTAATGCAGTTGGCACCACGGAGTATTTTGAAGAGGCTTTATTGTTGGTGCCTGGCATCTACGAGCTGTCTGCCAAACAGCAACCACTTTCAGGGGAACAAGACTGAAGAGTCTGATGTCATGTCAGAGGATCTGCAAGGCTATttaggcaaacacacacacacacacacacactaacatgctcacaatgactaAGGTAACATGCTAaagtttagcaggtataatattTACGATGtacaccatcttagtttagcatgttaaaTACAAAGAACAGATGGGAATGCCATTAATTTTGCATTACGTCAATGCTTGCTTAGTGCAAATCTTCTGGGTTTAATACACAAACAGCACACCTTCTGCAATTTGTTCTCACAGCTCATATTAAATGTCTGAGCTTCCTTGAATGCATCAAATTCGAGTCCCTGCTCAAAACCTTTGACCTGCTAAGCTAAAGCTATAGTTGACTTTATGCTCCCTGTGATGTAAGTATCAAGTCTCAGCCAGCTGATCTCCAAACTGCACTGAAACCAGCGGCTGCCCGGACAGTAAGGTAAACACATTAATCAGCCTGATAGCTTATGGTTTGCTTTGGAAAATGGGTGGCAGCAAAAGTTAATGGGCTGAAACATGCAAAAACCACCAGCATGGTCCTCTGAGCACTGCAGTGAACGTCTTTATTGATAGTAGCTGCAATGTAACCGTTAGTGTGCAAATGCATGTGTAACAGAAATTGCAGGGAGGAAGCATAATGTCTCACTCTTGTTAGTTGTCTTCTTGAATATGACTGCATTCTCCCCAGAGGTGAAGAATTTGAAGTAGGTGCAGTTGGTTTCTGTTGGTagataaaaagacaaagagatcagacacaggtatacacacacacatacacacacacacacacacacacacactcctatggATAGCTGCTGGTCTTCTGTTATGTGCCTCCTATGCATCCGTGCACTCTGTCCTTCCAGGCATCATTCCTATTTCTATCCAAGTGTCGAGCATTAGCTGGAatacccagagacacacaccgctacacacacacatacacacacactgccccgCACTGCACATATGGTGCTGCCAAAGAGGGTGAGAGACAGTAAAACACTGAGGGTGGATGGcagaggggagaaagagagatagacagaaaaAAGGTGCAGATGGAAGATGGAAAATGGAGAGGCGTGgctgcagaagaagaagaatgagtGAGGGGAAGGGGATATGTGGAGTGAGCGAATGATGAAGGGGGATGCAGGAAATATGGATAGCGGAGGATGAGATAGCGGGGAAAAGGAGGAGTGAGTTGGGGGCAGATGGAAGGGGTGGTGAGTGAAGGGGAAAAGAGAGGGGAGCCACAGATGGAGAAGGAGGTGAAGGAAGCAGGAGATGTCAAGAGGGGGAGGAAACACAGAGGGGTTGGTTAATACTGCATTAGACTCTCCCTCAGTCCCTGTCTGTCCCTCTTCCTCGTTCCCCCCTCTCTATATTTAGACAAAAACTGTGAAGTAGTCAGATTCCACTTGGCTTCACAAGCACATAGTGATGACTTTCACTCATTGAACATTATGTGGTCCAAGATgaccacacgcacgcacacacacacacacacacacacacacacacacacacacacacacacacacacacacacacacatactctaacacatttctttcacacacaaaaacaatatgTTTGTGCCTGAGCACATTTGCAAACATTTCTACTAAAGCAGACACACCATTTATAagcttactgtttttttttaacacattatGCTATGACAGTCAACTGGTTTTGCTTTCGCTGTCCCTGCTGAGGCTATAACTACTGAGCTGTCATGTCCCTCTCCAGCAGGCAGCGAAGATGGATAGCTGGTCTTGAGATGACAGGCACGGCATCAGCGGGGCCGCACTTTGCTCAGGACAGGAGCCAAAGGCACGTAAACAGCAATGTGAAACAGAgaagcagagatggcaaaaacAGTTGTTTTTCTCCAAACATGACAAGCCCACGGCCATCTGCGACAGGCGGCGTGGGCCAACAGTGTTAGGAAGTGTGAGAAAGATTGTCAGAAGCATACTggctgctctcacacacaccaacagaccATCTCAGAGGCACAGATATAGATCTGCTAGCTAGAAGCAGCCAGGGATGCAGGACATTTTGACAAGGTAAGATGAATTAGCCCTTGACAACTGGATAGAAAAACAATGTTGTGTCACATCATTCAAGGTGATGCATGTGAAtagtatttatgtatatatgtgaacCACGTGTATCTCTGCTGGATGAGGAGATTTCTTTTTGGTAGCTCTACTGTGTCTCAGCAGTTTCCCTGAGATAGGCAGTGATTCCAAGAGCAGCAACTTCAAAAGCCTTCCTTGCCAATCTCTATCTCACTTCTCCcaatacctgtctctctgtctccacacTCGCTTTTCAGACACAAGTAGGTCATTGTGGAGAGAATCAACGCACCCTGGAGAACCCAACCATGGTCAAGTTGAATGAAGTGCTTTTAGAAAGGAACTGTCACAACTCTAAATATGGATGTTCGTCAACACAATAAACCTGTGGTCTGCGGCACTGCCCCATATCATCGTCTGTACTGTGTGTACAACAGGAGATGATTAGGTACCCAGTCAAGGGAAAAACTTGAAATCGATGCTTCATTTCACTGACAATATTGTGAATCACAAAGATGATATTGTATAATGCTACATGTACATGCATGCTGCTTCATTAAAACGCATACGGTGGTCCTGCTCATGCTCTGTAACTGAGCATCGTATTTCTTTAATGATTCAATTTGCACATTATCTGTAGGATGACCTAGATACATATGTATGCAGGCAGCTTCACATACACAACTATCCTCTCTCGATCCCTTTACAAGGTTACAGTggatgtacatgtgtgtgtgtgtgtatatatgtatatatatatatatatatatatatatatatatatatatatatactgaaagAAAATGATAAATCATAAATATGTTGCTCTTAGTGGGATcgattcttttttattaaaatgaagTGTTGGCATAGCTTTCCTCAGTCCCTTATAGGTTCAGATAAAAGACCTACAGATGTAAGCATATTCCCAGAGGGCATACATCGCATTAGTTAAGCCTGCTCCCTCTGTTTTCACGTCAGTGGTGATGGCAAAAGAAAATTGTGGCAATTAAGTGTACACGTTTCTTCCCCCAATGATGTCAACATCCTCTCAGAAACATCTTTTAAccctttttttaataattcactTTCATACTGAGGCTCATGTAAAGTGGAAGTAGCCTCAAAGTAGATTTGCATGGCCAGGTAATTCAGTTTGCAGAGAGGCAGACATGAGCAGACAGTTGGAGAAACGAAACAGACACATGCCCTACAGAAACCTCACCTGCTCACCTCTTGGACAGCACTGACAGACAAAtgaacacaaactcacacaaacacactccagcTAGAGGTCTCACCTCCAGGTAGTTCAGCAGGGCCACAGCTCGTCCTCTCTGGGTCTATGTCAGCCACCCATAGGGTACGAATGCAGCCCTTCCACAGGCCATAATGGGCCATCTGGCAGGTCTGGTTGCCGCTGAAATTCTTTGATTGGGCCAGCTCCACCCAAAACTCTGTCCCCATGCCCAACACCGTCAGGGTCACGCCAATGATAGCCACGAAGAAGGCCAGCTTGATCTTTCCCTCCTCGCTGTCACTCATCTTGTGGGTCCTCCTCTGTACCCTTCCAGATTTAATTCCACCTAAACCCCCACCTTGTCCAGCCCCTGCCACCCCGATGCGACCATCCTCATCCTGCTGTACGAAGAAGTTGGACCACATACTGATCCCAACTGGCCAGGCCCAAGGAAGACCAGGGGAAAGAACAGGGCACTTGGGCTAAATATTAGTGGAGCAAATAATAGATGACAAGATGGAAGGAGGAAATGGGGAGAGGTTAAGTGTGAAGAAGGTGCAGGTTTAAAAACAGTGTATTTTAAAAACACAGCTATCAGCTATCCTGTGATCGATGGGTAAATTGAGCAAAAGCAGTCAGTGTGAACAAAGGATCAAGTGAAAATAAGTAGGCAAGACAATGAAATTAGACTGAAAGAGATATGAGTAAAGCTACAGTAAAGTGGGTGGCAGATGAAGTCAGGGAAATTATAAAATGGGAGGAGACGGAGGCAAGGACCAGGAGAGCCAGTGTCTGTTTTATGTCCAGTCCCCTGAAATAGAGAGATGAAACAGATAGATGAAAGAGCAGCCAGCATATGCTTCACAAGAGCAAAATCCTTTCATCACCAGCGTAATATTTAATTTCCAAGAGCTTTATCAGCATCTACAGTATTCCCTCCCTAAAAGCCATATGACATGCTCTCAGCCAACAATAGATAAGCCATATGGTGTTTCCCTGAAAGGCAGATTTTGCTTCAGATGAAGAAACAATTGGGCTGAATGAGCCGGTGGAGTTGGATAGTGCGGGTTCAAGGTGAGAGATAACACCACAGCACCAGACTGGACcacccatttttttattttctcagtgGACTTGACAACAGAGCTCTTCCCGAGCAGGTACACTATTTATGGCTTAGACACAGATCCTCTTTGATCTTAGGGGATAATGGGTTGCCACAAATACCCTCCATCCTGCATTATGTGTACCAGCAAACACTGGGAAACTGCCACCATGACATTTTTAAAGtgtgcagttgtgtgtgtgtgtgtgtgtgtgtgtgtgtgtgtgtgtgtgtgtgtgtgtgtgtgtgtgtgtgtgtgtgtgtgtgtgtgtgtgtgtgtgtgtgtgtgtgtgtgtgtgtgtgtcagtatgggGCATATGCACTGTAAGTGGGTCCAGGCTTATAGAGTTGTTTCCAAACTGTGAGCGAGGGGCCTTTGGAGCCGTTTAAACAACATGAGTGACGGGGCACATCGGTGTCGGCGCACTGCGCAGGGTGCATGAGAGGTGATAATTCATGGCTGACCCTCTGACAGACAAGAGGGGGCTGCAGTAATTAACTCTGCCACACACAGTTGGTGG
The DNA window shown above is from Perca fluviatilis chromosome 7, GENO_Pfluv_1.0, whole genome shotgun sequence and carries:
- the cacng6b gene encoding voltage-dependent calcium channel gamma-6 subunit, encoding MWSNFFVQQDEDGRIGVAGAGQGGGLGGIKSGRVQRRTHKMSDSEEGKIKLAFFVAIIGVTLTVLGMGTEFWVELAQSKNFSGNQTCQMAHYGLWKGCIRTLWVADIDPERTSCGPAELPGETNCTYFKFFTSGENAVIFKKTTNKKLNLAAAILALLSLTMMVMGSICIGMSLSKGVPFFLKPASFCFILSGVLVLLSILIFHQSVLALLSSDHSIPLHHELSWSVACVGSAGAILIFGGFIFIILSLPFSPWQKCLPHKNSAT